A part of Fusarium oxysporum Fo47 chromosome III, complete sequence genomic DNA contains:
- a CDS encoding ribosomal protein L24e-domain-containing protein, translating into MRIETCYFCSRPAYPSKGITFVRNDARVFRFCRSKCHKNFKMKRNPRKLKWTKAFRKAAGKEMTVDSTLQFAARRNVPVRYDRDLMAKTLKAMERVSEIRQRRERVFYKKRMAGKRERELTLARKLVAENEHLLPRMRGSEKKRLRDLGMTEEEIEEMEPDREKTKAFGGEKKKVAIALEVDEDDDEDEEGDSGMFDDEDDEGGDEDDEMDDIDMDAD; encoded by the exons ATGAG AATCGAAACCTGTTACTTTTGCAGTCGCCCTGCTTATCCCAGCAAAGGTATCACCTTTGTGCGAAACGATGCCAGAGTCTTTCGCTTCTGTCGCAGCAAATGCCACAAGAAC TTTAAGATGAAGCGTAACCCTCGCAAGCTGAAGTGGACCAAGGCTTTCCGCAAGGCCGCCGGCAAGGAGATGACTGTCGACTCAACACTGCAGTTCGCCGCTCGCCGCAACGTCCCCGTTCGCTACGACCGAGACCTCATGGCCAAGACCCTCAAGGCCATGGAGCGTGTGTCCGAGATCCGCCAACGTCGCGAGCGCGTCTTCTACAAGAAGCGCATGGCTGGCAAGCGTGAGCGTGAGCTTACCCTCGCACGCAAGCTGGTCGCCGAGAACGAGCATCTCCTGCCCCGCATGCGCGGCAGCGAGAAGAAGCGCCTGCGCGACCTGGGCAtgactgaggaggagatcgagGAGATGGAGCCTGACCGCGAGAAGACCAAGGCCTTCGgtggcgagaagaagaaggtcgcCATTGcgcttgaggttgacgaggatgacgatgaggacgaagagggCGACAGCGGCATgttcgacgatgaagacgatgagggcggtgacgaggatgacgagaTGGACGATATCGACATGGATGCCGATTGA
- a CDS encoding Alpha/Beta hydrolase protein — translation MSEKATVEATPLLRGRLQQRPRKSHCSTVLGLLAAVCLITFFHHRPYPYPVNIEDPADKPWTWSDVKPSRKLNWEPCYEKFECARLDVPMDWLEPSDDKRVVLGVIKLPAKTNHNPVSPLFVNPGGPGGSGVSFVRKEGHILQAAVGGNHDVISFDPRGVGVSTPRVECWGSSQKRKLWSLQDTPVADEHPGLIYDAYARASAYSGTCEQAMEETGLMQFLGSASIARDMLEILDKTGHEKLRYWGFSYGTVLGGVFAGLYPERVERLVSDGNVDYHDWFNLDHGNFVSDTDMIFDGFDKACHKSGPLKCAFYAGSPKAIEERRSSLLAHLKKSPVLVPAWTHDSGPELPLLITYSHLQRLIQTSIYAPLKKFPQLARVFASLEKGDGIPYYEMVMEGKNKKLNGDMCELGETPATMPLETPMELDAFPAIMCLDSKPVTETPHEIADYFDRITHKSRWAGAVNSNFRVSCVGRKTRPKWKFTDADFRGDTAHPILYIGNMADNVTPLQSAFNNSAKFPSSVVLKQNSYGHCSLAAPSACSLTYIREYFQKGTLPPAGAECDSDYDLFEMPGLEEDVAGLDELSSIAFKLSREVELPKAF, via the exons ATGAGTGAAAAGGCGACTGTAGAGGCAACGCCTCTTCTACGAGGACGACTTCAACAACGACCACGGAAGTCACATTGTTCCACCGTGTTAGGCCTTTTGGCGGCTGTCTGTCTTATCACCTTCTTCCATCACCGACCTTATCCTTATCCAGTGAACATCGAGGATCCAGCAGACAAGCCATGGACTTGGAGCGAT GTCAAGCCAAGCCGAAAACTCAATTGGGAACCGTGTTATGAAAAGTTTGAGTGTGCAAGACTTGAC GTCCCAATGGACTGGCTTGAGCCCTCCGATGATAAGAGAGTTGTCCTTGGTGTTATCAAGCTACCGGCCAAGACAAATCACAACCCTGTTTCCCCGCTCTTTGTGAATCCTGGA GGACCTGGCGGATCGGGAGTTTCCTTTGTAAGAAAAGAGGGACATATCCTACAAGCGGCTGTCGGTGGCAACCAT GACGTTATCAGCTTCGATCCCCGTGGAG TCGGCGTCTCTACACCTCGAGTTGAATGCTGGGGCTCTTCTCAAAAGAGAAAGCTATGGAGTCTCCAAGACACACCCGTTGCCGACGAACACCCAGGTCTTATCTACGATGCCTATGCCCGAGCATCTGCCTACTCCGGAACTTGTGAGCAGGCCATGGAGGAAACTGGTCTTATGCAGTTCCTCGGTAGTGCATCCATTGCTCGAGACATGCTAGAAATTCTTGACAAGACAGGTCATGAGAAGCTACGGTACTGGGGATTCAGCTATGGCACTGTTCTTGGTGGCGTTTTTGCTGGACTATACCCTGAGCGTGTTGAGAGACTGGTCAGCGACG GAAATGTTGACTATCACGACTGGTTCAACTTGGATCACGGCAACTTTGTCTCTGACACAGACATGATCTTCGACGGCTTCGATAAAGCCTGCCATAAATCCGGGCCCCTCAAATGTGCTTTTTATGCAGGCTCGCCAAAAGCCATTGAGGAACGTCGAAGCAGTCTCCTCGCCCATCTCAAAAAGTCGCCTGTTCTCGTTCCAGCTTGGACTCACGATTCCGGCCCTGAACTAcctctcctcatcacctATTCCCATCTCCAACGCCTTATCCAAACTTCCATTTATGCTCCGCTGAAGAAGTTCCCTCAACTTGCTCGTGTGTTCGCTTCTTTAGAAAAGGGCGATGGAATCCCCTATTATgagatggtgatggaagGTAAAAACAAGAAACTCAACGGAGATATGTGCGAACTGGGAGAAACTCCTGCAACTATGCCCCTTGAGACCCCTATGGAGCTCGACGCTTTCCCTGCTATTATGTGTCTGGACTCAAAGCCTGTGACGGAAACGCCACATGAGATTGCAGACTACTTTGACAGAATCACACACAAGAGTCGTTGGGCGGGAGCAGTCAACTCCAATTTTCGTGTGTCTTGCGTCGGAAGAAAGACGAGGCCAAAGTGGAAGTTTACAGATG CCGATTTTAGGGGTGATACTGCCCATCCAATTTTATACATTGGCAATATGGCAGATAATGTGACGCCTTTGCAGAGTGCGTTTAACAACTCTGCCAAGTTCCCCAGCTCAGTTGTTCTCAAGCAGAACTCCTACGGT CATTGTTCGTTGGCGGCGCCCTCAGCATGCTCCCTTACTTATATACGAGAATACTTCCAGAAGGGCACATTGCCCCCTGCTGGTGCCGAGTGTGATTCCGATTATGATCTTTTCGAGATGCCTGGGTTGGAAGAAGATGTGGCTGGTTTGGATGAGCTCAGCTCGATTGCGTTCAAGTTATCAAGAGAGGTTGAGCTTCCCAAGGCCTtctga
- a CDS encoding uncharacterized protein (expressed protein) — translation MMSVFFFFFFFNLRSIIRASIKCGQEKEAHRFLPSCYLHQQSCHRRGCIFFCSVVTLNCVMSYHPLILVN, via the coding sequence atgatgagcgtcttcttcttcttcttcttcttcaacttaAGATCTATCATTCGCGCTTCAATCAAGTGTGGccaagagaaggaagctcaTCGCTTTCTCCCATCTTGCTATCTCCATCAACAGTCCTGTCACAGAAGAGgctgcatcttcttctgctccGTTGTGACTTTGAACTGCGTGATGTCTTATCACCCTCTCATTCTTGTCAATTGA
- a CDS encoding mitochondrial import inner membrane translocase subunit TIM14 translates to MASVMAIGAGAAVAAFLGRAGLVAWRRSRGGVGAMGKAFYKGGFEPKMTKKEATLILSLNERAVTKDKVRKAHRTLMLLNHPDRGGSPYLATKVNEAKEFLDKNS, encoded by the exons ATGGCTTCTGTTATGGCTATAGGTGCTGGCGCTGCCGTCGCGGCCTTTTTG GGCCGAGCTGGTCTTGTCGCATGGAGGCGATCCCGAGGCGGCGTTGGAGCCATGGGCAAGGCTTTCTACAAGGGCGGTTTCGAGCCCAAGatgaccaagaaggaggctaCTCTCATCCTGTCTCTCAA CGAGCGAGCTGTTACCAAGGATAAGGTCCGAAAGGCTCACCGAACTCTCATGCTTCTTAACCATCCCGATCGAGGCGGCAGCCCCTACCTTGCGACCAAAGTAAACGAGGCCAAAGAGTTCTTGGACAAAAACAGTTAA